In Sulfolobales archaeon, one genomic interval encodes:
- a CDS encoding AbrB/MazE/SpoVT family DNA-binding domain-containing protein encodes MIYENMRILRVAVRHIVSVGRRSLAVVIPKKWISILGVRAGEEVVLVMNEDGSITLYPSRTGDRDASKKNIMMRSVDSKAIQSIGREISSMNLLKTDRFHLKEFLTKYMLGYLRSLRGNTSEFSSSSRKILEKDHYIDLMKRSLDMVERSLEYLERFLLQSDEYHAKLIHEIEDKMDTFYYTFFKTFVEELPREIRRDLDNKGLVRYVANIVLIKILEDIVDSIDRITWRHQENGVATSNDSVKLFTKMIEVARESIGCIRYTCDNNEIGRNFNEVVDLKRHIKNQMITSPPSIQPVLAEAEILLNGIEGLLEIAIIYSIQDSKNHQN; translated from the coding sequence ATGATATATGAGAATATGAGAATTCTCAGAGTAGCAGTTCGTCATATAGTTAGTGTTGGTAGAAGATCTCTAGCTGTTGTGATTCCCAAGAAATGGATTTCAATTCTAGGAGTTAGAGCAGGCGAGGAGGTTGTTCTTGTGATGAATGAAGATGGTTCTATAACTCTCTATCCTTCTAGAACAGGTGATAGAGATGCGAGCAAGAAGAATATTATGATGAGATCTGTAGACTCTAAAGCTATCCAGAGTATAGGTCGAGAGATCAGTTCAATGAATCTTCTCAAAACCGATAGATTTCATTTGAAAGAATTTTTAACAAAATACATGCTGGGATATTTAAGAAGTCTGCGTGGAAATACTTCAGAGTTTTCCTCTTCATCTCGTAAGATTCTTGAGAAGGATCACTACATAGATCTCATGAAGAGATCCTTAGACATGGTTGAGAGATCTTTAGAATATCTAGAGAGATTCCTGCTTCAATCCGACGAATATCATGCCAAACTAATTCACGAGATCGAAGATAAGATGGATACATTCTACTACACTTTCTTTAAAACCTTTGTAGAAGAACTTCCGAGAGAGATCAGAAGAGATCTGGATAATAAGGGCTTGGTTAGATATGTTGCGAATATAGTGCTTATAAAGATCTTAGAAGACATAGTTGATTCTATTGATAGAATCACATGGAGGCACCAGGAGAATGGAGTTGCTACTTCAAATGATAGTGTAAAGCTCTTCACCAAAATGATAGAAGTCGCCAGAGAATCTATAGGTTGTATAAGATATACATGTGATAACAATGAGATCGGTAGAAATTTCAATGAAGTAGTAGATCTGAAGAGACATATTAAAAATCAGATGATAACATCACCTCCATCTATACAGCCGGTACTAGCAGAAGCAGAGATACTGCTAAACGGTATAGAAGGATTATTAGAGATAGCCATAATATACTCGATCCAAGATTCTAAGAACCATCAAAACTAG